The sequence TTTGGAGGATTCCTTGCTCACCCAACGGCAGTTCTTGCGCTGTTTGGATGCCCTGGTGAGGATTGTGGATGAAAAAGCCTTTCCCCGGTTGCAAAAAACCCTGCTCACCGGTCAAGACCCCGGGGATGAGGCGGACGATGAACGGTTCTTGCTGGAATTTGAACAGCATTTGCCGGGGGTCGCCGAACGGATTTACCGGGCGGTCAGCCGTCGCAAACAACGGATTCAGAGTTTTCCCCCTGGGGAAGATTAACCCGCTAACCAATCCAAAAGTAGGGGATTGACCAACTCCGGGGCTTCATCCTGGGGACAATGCCCCACCCCAGGCAGGGTGACAAAGGGGTGAATTTGGGGAAATTGCTCAGCCAAACGTTTGCCCAACGCCAACGGCTCCCAGGGGTCTGCTTCCCCCCAAACCAGCAGTACCGGGCAGGTGACCTGGGGCAATAAATCTTCCAGCAATGGTCCATCGCTGTAGCGCACAAACGCCAAAAATACCTGCGCCGCCCCTGGGTCTTGGGAGGGTTTGTACAGCATTTGGACTAAATCATCCGTAATGGCTTCCCGGCGGGCATAGGCTTGCTGGAGAATGCGGCGAATCACCTGGGGTTGCGCCAACCGCTGGAAAAACCAAACCCCAAACGGCTCCCAGCCCAGGAGATTTTGGAATACGGGTGCCCCCCACCGGCGATACCAGGGCAGTTGTGCCCGTTTGCGCCGATGCAGTAACCGCAAAGAGGGGTTGAGCAGTGCCACCCGCGTCACCCATGCCGGAGCCTGTACCGCCGTCTGCAGTGCCACGATCCCGCCGATGGAATTGCCCACCACCGCCGCCGGTTCCCCCACCACTTCCCGGATAAAATCCGCCACCAACGCCCCCCAAGTTTCAAAGGTGTAGGCAATTTCTGCCCCTGGCGCGGGTTTCGCCGACCCCCCAAACCCCAGCAAATCCAGGGCAAACCCCCGATGCCCTTGCCCCAACACCCCCAAATTCTGCCGCCAATGGTCGCTGGAAGCCCCAAACCCATGCACCAACACCACCGGCGACCCCTGTGCCCCCGCCCGCTGGTAACGAATCCGCTGCCCCCGCCAAAAATATTCCATGATAACTGATGTAAATAAACTGTCATATCTTTTATAAAGTTTACTAAAGAAATTTATGTTTATGTAAATGCGAGTAAAGTTCCTGTGGGATGGGTATCGCAGGCATTGATGTAAGTACAAATTAAGTAGGGCACTGGGAATGAATTTATCTCCTGTCGGGGGTAAATGCGCGCAAAAGTCCCTATTTGATGGGGTTTATCGCCCGCCCCGGGGTGAACCGAATTGCCCCAGGATTACGAAGTTTTCTTAATGCCCTCTTTAGATTGTGCCAAGATGAAGGGTAGGGGGATAACCCCAATTCATTACATTGCAGGTACAGACCATGATGAAGTCAGTGGTGAACCTGAATGAGCAGTTGATCATCAGCGAAGTGGAAGCGGTGTTGGATAGCTATCCCCACCATCCCTATCAACAGGCGTTTGCCATTCCGGCGTTGCGGCAGGAGTTGGTCGCCTATGTGCTCAACCATCTGCCCGGTGCGGGGATGTATGTGGCGCAGGATCGGGATTGGGATGGGCGGCAATCCTGTACGGCACGGCGCTTGGAGATTGAAAAATTGCTCCACCAGGGGATTCAAGAAATACTGCAACAGCGGGGGGATTGGATCAGCCACCACATTCCCAGTGTGGCGGAAGCGGGTCGGGAACCCTCCCATTGGTTTGGTTAATTTCGGGCTGGTTGGATGAGTTAGTGGAAGTGCTTTAATTTCGCTCATCCGGTTTAATTTCCTGCCCCACCCGATGCAGATGCAGAATATCGCTGATTTTGCGGACGTGGCTGAGGGCGGTCTCCAACTGGGCGACGTTGTGGACATCCACCCGGAGGGTAATCACCGCCGTTTGGTTGGCACGGGTGGTCATGTGGACATCGCTGACATTGATCCGCTGGTCGCTCAACCGGCTGAGAATGTCTTTGAGTACCCCCACCCGGTCAATTACCGTGACTTGGATCACCGCCGGATAGGTTTGGTACTGCTGGCTGGTCTCGACCCCGGACCAGTTCACAGGCAACAGCCGTTCCACCGGGATGGCTTTCAAATTGGCACAGTCCTGGCGATGGATGGAAATCCCCCGTCCCCCCAGGGTGACCACACCGATAATCGGTTCGCCGGGGATGGGATGGCAACACTGCGCCAGATGGTGCGCCAACCCGTGTAATCCCGCCACTTCATGGGTACTGGTGGATTTCCCCAGGGCGGGAATGCTCTCTGGCTCCGGGGTTTGGGTTTGTTGTTGCACAACCTCCTGCCAGCGACCCACCACCTGCTTCAGACTCACCTCCCCATAGCCCAAAGCCGCCAGCAGGTCTTCCACCTGGGGATAATTGCACCGTTGGGCGACGGTTGCCATCACCTCGGATTTCAGCAAATTATCCAAGCCACTGCGCCCCAATTCCGCCTCCAGTAGCGCTTTCCCCTGGGCAATGTGGTCTTCCCGGTTGAGTTTTTTGTACCATTGGCGGATGCGATTGCGTGCCGTATTGGTGACCACAAAATTCAACCAATCCAAACTGGGGCGGGCGTTTTCCCGGGTGAGAATGTCCACGATGTCCCCATTCCGCAGAGGCGTATGCAAAGGCACCAACCGCCCATTCACCCGTGCCCCCCAGCAGTGGTTGCCCACCTCCGTATGAATCCGATAGGCAAAATCCACCGGCGTTGCCCCCGCCGTCAAGTCCACCACATCCCCCTTGGGGGTAAAGACATACACTTCCTGGTCGAAAAAATTATCCCGAACATTGTCCACGTATTCCTGGGCATCCTTCAGGTCGTGTTGCCACTCCAACAACTGCCGCAACCAGGTAAACCGTTCATCCGCCGGTTTGATTTTGGCACCACTGCCCGCTTCCTTATACTTCCAATGGGCGGCAATCCCGTATTCCGCCACATAGTGCATCGCCAGGGTACGGATTTGCACCTCCAAGGGTTTCCCCTGGGGGCCGATCACCACCGTATGCAGAGACTGGTAATGGTTGGGCTTGGGCAGACCCACATAATCCTTAAACCGCCCCGGCACCGGCGTAAAACTGTTATGCACCACCGCCAACGCCCGGTAACATTCATCAATCGTATTCACAATAATCCGCACGGCAGCCACATCCATAATTTCGTGGAATTCCTTTTGTTGCCGTTGCATTTTTTGAAAAATACCGTACAGATGTTTGGGTCGCCCGGTAATTTCCTGAAACCCAATCCCCATTTCCCGCAAACGCCCCCCCAACTGCCCCACCACCTGTTCAATTTGCTGTTCCCGATTCGCCCGTTTTTCCGTCACATACTGTTGCATCTGCCGGTAGGATTCCGGTTCCAGGTACTTAAACGCCAAATCCTCCAATTCCCACTTAAACCGCCAGATCCCCAACCGATTCGCCAAGGGAGCAAAAATATCCAACGTCTCCCGGGCAATCCGCCACTGCGCCTCCGGGGATAGATATTCTAATGTCCGCATATTGTGCAGACGGTCGGCGAGTTTGACCACGATCACCCGAATATCCTGCGCCATTGCCAAAAACATCCGGCGAAAACTCTCCGCCTGCCGCTCCGTCTTGCTGGAAAAACTAAATTTAGAAAGTTTCGTCACCCCCTCCACCAGGCGGGTCACCTCCGCACCAAATTCCTGGGTCAGGGTCTCCGCCGTCACCTGGGTATCTTCCAAAATGTCATGCAAAAAACCGGCAGCCACCATCTGGGCATCCCCCCCCAAATCCCAGAGCAGACCCGCCACCGCCACCGGATGGACAATATAATCTTCGCCGGATTTACGCTTTTGCCCCCGATGCAGTCGTTCCGCAAAGGTAAACGCCTTAGTCATCAAAATACTGTCCGCAGTCGGATGCTGGTTTAATGCCTGTAACCACGGAGGACAATCAACGGGTTGGGAAATCGTTGCTACCGCATCCACTCAAGCTATCCACCCAGATGAACTTATGTAAATTTTATTTTAACCGATCCCGACGAATTTGTTCCCTTTGCCGTTGACCCTTGCGCTGTTCCCACCGCCAGAGCCAGGTCATCGCCCCCACCAGCCCCAGTTGCAACAGGAGGTTCACCCCAGTGCGAAGATTCCCATCCCCAGCCAGGAGGTCGGTGGCAAAAATGAACGCCCCCGCCAACCCGGACAGGGCAAACGCCAGATAGACAAACTGCCTGAGACCCCGGTAGGGCGCCTGCGCCTCTGCTTGTAACCGGAGGAACTGCTCCTCGTCTCGGTTCGCCATAGGTTTTGCCGGTAAATTTCGGTGAAGTTTGATATTCTTATATTTTAAGTGCCGGTGTAGCTCAGTGGTAGAGCACTCGATTCGTAATCGAGCGGCCGTGAGTTCAAATCTCATCACCGGCTTACCCCTAATATAGCCCAAATACCCATAAACACGGCACTACAGGCGCTGTATTAACACTGTAAACAGTTGGGGCGATTTAGCCTAAACTTGGCATAAAAAGTGGTATGGCCATCTCAGACAGTTTGTGTACTTATTGGCTACCTAAGTGAATAATTAATGGACACCTCTAAAAATAGGTCGCAGGGGCACCGCCCCCGTGCTTGGTTCTGGAAACTTTTTGTTTATAAATCAAGGGACTTTTAGCTCTCTGAGTTGGATGATGTAACCCGTATGAGAAAATACTTTAATGGGGGTGCTGAATAGTCGGACTCCTGCTCGCCTGAACGCTGGCAAAATAATTGTTTGCCATCATTATTAAATCTCAGAACAAATGTGCCTCCTGTCTTTACGTTGACAGTAAAAAGCCCTAGCCTTCACGACTAGAGCCGACATTCCACAGGGAGTAACTAACATGGCGTATCGTAACCTATTTTAGAGGAAAGTGCCAGACTCATTCGTAACATTTCGCACCCAGTGCCAAAAACTGGGCTTGCGCCTTGTGCAGGGCTTCCCACCACTCCCGCTCCGGGTCGCTGTCGCTGACAATCCCGGCTCCCACTTGCCCCCAGGCGACCCCCGTTCCCGCCGGAAACAGCAAGGTGCGAATCAGGATATTCCAATCCATCCGCCCGTGTTGGCTCCAATACCCGCAGGAACCATAAAATAAATTGCGGGGATCGGGTTCCAATGTATGTAAAATCTCCATACATCGTACTTTGGGACAGCCGGTGATCGTGCCTCCGGGGAAAACGGCTTTTAGCACATCGGTTACCGTACACTCTGGGCGCAGGGTGCCGGTAATGCGGCTGACCAGGTGCATGACATGGCTGTAAAATTCTAGGGTCAAGAGTTCGGGGACCTGCACGGAACCCCATTGGCAGACCCGCCCCAGATCATTCCGCTCTAAATCTACCAACATAATGTGTTCCGCCCGTTCCTTGGGATGGTGGCGCAATTCCTCGGCAAGCATTTGATCCGCTGTGGGGGTGCGACCTCGGGGGCGAGTCCCAGCAATCGGTCGGGTTTCAATGTAGTTATCTTGTACTAAAACCAGGCGTTCTGGAGAACAGCTAACCACATGACCCCAAGGGGTTTGCCAATAACAGGCGAAGGGGGAGGGATTCAACTGGGTTAAATTTTGATATACCCGCCAGGGGTGGATGGGGGTGGGCACCCCAAAGCGCAGGGAGAGATTGGCTTGGAAAATGTCCCCCGCTTGGATGTGTTTTTGCACCTGCTGTACCCGCTGTTGGTACGCCTGGGGAGAAAGTTGCCATTGGACAGGGGCAAGGGGGGTTGGGTCGGGGACAGGGTCAGGGCAGGGGGTGTTGAGTTGGTGTATTAATTTTTGCAGTATATCATTAGCACTAGCCCCCAGGGAGAGTCGGTGCTGTTGATGATCCAAAATGGCGCACCAGTCGGGTTGAAACCAAAAGGCGACGGGAAAGGGGAGGGGGTCAGGGGCAAGGGGGGGCAACCGTTCCCATGCCCAGACAGCTTCGTAAGCCAGCCAGCCCCACCAACCGCCGGTGAAGGGGAGGGGAGGATCGGGGTTCGCACCCGGTTGGGGCACCAGATTTTGGGTCATCCAGGGCAGGAGTTCCGCCAAAGAGGGTGTCACCCAGCGGCTTCCAGCGGCACAGAGGGAATAGCGTCCACCGCTCCCAGGGGGGCTTTCCAGCAGGGCGGCGAGGGGTTCTGCCCAGGCGAGGTGGCGAAAGAGGTCACTGCCTGTGCGTCCGTTGCGGGGGAAATGCGCCCAAACCCAGTCAGTCCCAGCCATAGACCAGGCGCAGACCGCACAAACCCGCCAAACCCAATAGGGCAAGGCTATCTGCCCACCGCCAGCGGGAGGGATACCAATTCAGGGGGGGGGGTTGGGTCGGGGCATACCCCCGGGCCACCATTGCCACTGCCACCTGCTCCGCCCGCAGAAACAGGTTTAGGAGCAACCGGTCGGCTACCAGCAACCACAGGCGCACCACCTGCCGCAGTTTGAGCTTTGACCAGCGAATCCCCCGCATTTGCACCGACCGCACCAGATTTTGCACTTCTTCCAGCACCAGGGGGATAAATCGTAAGGACAGGGTTAAACATAAACTGATTTCGCCCACCGGCAAGCCCCAGCGTTTGAGGGGCTGTAAACACCAGGTCATGGCGGCGGCAATCGCTTCACTGGGGGTTGTCAATAGATATAAATGGGTGGCATAGACCAGGGTAAAAAACAAACTGCCCAGCCGGAGCGCCAACTGCCAGGAGCGTTGGGTGATGGTGAACCAGTGCCATTGCCAGAGAATGTAATGGTAATTGGTGGGGGGGGTGGCACCCTCGGGGGGCAGGCGGGGTTGGCTGGTCACGGAGAGTCCATCGGGAGCTAGGGCAATAATCACCAGCAGGAGCAGGGAAAAAATGCCCAAGCCCAGCAGTTGTTTCCCCCAGACCCGCCGGGGCAGACCGGCAATCAGGGTCAAAACCAGCAAAACCACCACCAGCATCCCCCGCCAAAAATTATTCGCCAGGATGGGGGTCAACAGTAACGCCATCAGCCAGCCCAGTTTCACCCGGGCATCCAGGCGGTGTACCCAGGTTTGGGGGGATTCTAAATACAACCCCAGGGGCAGGGAGCGCATTAAATCCATTGGTTCCCTCGCTCAAGGGCGGGTGACAAGAATGGTCATCTGGCGTTCAAAACCTTGGAGGGTTTCGCTGAGGCTCCGCAATTCCTGGAGTTGCTGTTGGTTGTGAATGTCAAACGTGCGGAGTTGGTTTTGCAATTGTTGCAGTATGCCTGCGGTATTTTGGATTAATGTCATCAGGGCGGTGACTTGGGCGATACAGGTATCCTGCCCCATCTGGGCATATTGAATATTGCGGACTAAGGTGGCTTCCAGTTGATCCAACTGTGCCCCCGCCAACTGACCGACCCGGCGTTTTTGCCTGCGTACCTGCGCCAGTTGTTTTTCCAAATCCTCCACCGAAAGCACCCCATCGAAGCGGGTTTGGTACAGCCGTTGCACCCGCTGATCCACCGCTTGGGGGAGGGTTTGCACCTGGTTGCAGACTTCCTGCACCGCCACCAGCAAATCCAAATCCGGGGCATCCACCAGCAACCGGGATGCCTGTGCCTGTACCTTTTGCGCCGCCTGTACCAAAAATCCGACCTGTTGCCGCAGTTCCCGAATCTCCCTGGACAAAGCCCCATCATCCAGGGGTGACTGTTGGCGTTCCCGCCAGTGCAAAACCCAACTGCCCCCCAGGGCAATCACCACCGCCACCGCTAACATCAACCAACGGGGCAACCAGAATACCCGTACCCCCACCACCAGCACCAGGGCGGCAGTGAAGATCGCCGTAGGATAATGGAGGGGATTGATCAGCGGCACGGAATTGACAGAAGTGAGCATTACTTTCCAGATTAAACGGTTGAGGCACTAGACTGGTACAGAGGATTCATTTACTGGTTTATGTCCCCGCTCAAAAAAAACCTTGCCCCCCTGGTGCGGAACACGTTGCTGGGATTCACGGCGGCAACGGCGGTTTTGGTGGTGGGTAGTGCGGTATTTTACCAAAGTTTACGGGCACAGCAACGTTCCGAAATGTGGGTGCGTCATACGGGCGAGGTGCTGAACCAGTTGACCCAAATTGAGGCTAAACTTGCCACCCTGAGAGTCCAACACCGGAGTTATTTACTCCTGGGGGACGTGACCTATTGGCAACGCTATGACCTGGCGCGCACGGAATTGCGGTTGGCACTGGATGAACTGCGGCGGTTGGTGCAGGATAACCCCGAGCAATTGACCCGCTGGGGGCGTTTGGACACTTTGATAACGAATAAACTGCTGTATCTTGACCAGAATATTCGGATTTATCAACAACAGGGGCAAAAGGCTAGTGTCAAAGCCCTGGGTTCCCAGGTAAATCGGAGTTTGGAGGATAGCCTCCGCAATCAGTTGGATTTGATGAAACAGACGGAGCGGTTTCTCCTGCGGGAGCGGCTGGATAACGTCACCCGCTTTAGTCGGCAGGCGCAGGGAATTTTTATTTTGGGTTTGGGCAACAATATCTTAATTCTGCTGGCAACGGCGCTGGTGGTGGTGCGGCAAATTCAAGCCCGTCAGATCGCCCAGCAGACGGCAAGTCAGGAAACCAGTTTTACCGAAGCGATTTTCCAGACCACCCAAGCCTTGATCCTGGCACTGGATGGGGATGGGCGGATCGTGCGCTGGAATCAGTTTTGTGAAACCCTGAGTGGGTACACCCTGGCGGAGGTGAATCCGCAACCTTTTTGGGAAATGCTGGTGCCGGTGGAGGAGCAAGCCCACCTGCGGGAGTGCTTTGCGAGAATTTTGCAGGGAACGGCAATCGGGGTACAGGAACACCACTGGCTGACCCGCACCGGGGAACGACGGCTGATCCGCTGGGTGAATACCCTGCTCACGGACCACCAGCAGGAGACGGAATATGTGATTGCCACCGGCATTGATGTCACGGAGGAACAGGAAGCCCGA comes from Synechococcus sp. C9 and encodes:
- a CDS encoding DUF3493 domain-containing protein, with product MANRDEEQFLRLQAEAQAPYRGLRQFVYLAFALSGLAGAFIFATDLLAGDGNLRTGVNLLLQLGLVGAMTWLWRWEQRKGQRQREQIRRDRLK
- a CDS encoding alpha/beta fold hydrolase; this encodes MEYFWRGQRIRYQRAGAQGSPVVLVHGFGASSDHWRQNLGVLGQGHRGFALDLLGFGGSAKPAPGAEIAYTFETWGALVADFIREVVGEPAAVVGNSIGGIVALQTAVQAPAWVTRVALLNPSLRLLHRRKRAQLPWYRRWGAPVFQNLLGWEPFGVWFFQRLAQPQVIRRILQQAYARREAITDDLVQMLYKPSQDPGAAQVFLAFVRYSDGPLLEDLLPQVTCPVLLVWGEADPWEPLALGKRLAEQFPQIHPFVTLPGVGHCPQDEAPELVNPLLLDWLAG
- a CDS encoding energy-coupling factor transporter transmembrane protein EcfT: MDLMRSLPLGLYLESPQTWVHRLDARVKLGWLMALLLTPILANNFWRGMLVVVLLVLTLIAGLPRRVWGKQLLGLGIFSLLLLVIIALAPDGLSVTSQPRLPPEGATPPTNYHYILWQWHWFTITQRSWQLALRLGSLFFTLVYATHLYLLTTPSEAIAAAMTWCLQPLKRWGLPVGEISLCLTLSLRFIPLVLEEVQNLVRSVQMRGIRWSKLKLRQVVRLWLLVADRLLLNLFLRAEQVAVAMVARGYAPTQPPPLNWYPSRWRWADSLALLGLAGLCGLRLVYGWD
- a CDS encoding anthranilate synthase component I → MAGTDWVWAHFPRNGRTGSDLFRHLAWAEPLAALLESPPGSGGRYSLCAAGSRWVTPSLAELLPWMTQNLVPQPGANPDPPLPFTGGWWGWLAYEAVWAWERLPPLAPDPLPFPVAFWFQPDWCAILDHQQHRLSLGASANDILQKLIHQLNTPCPDPVPDPTPLAPVQWQLSPQAYQQRVQQVQKHIQAGDIFQANLSLRFGVPTPIHPWRVYQNLTQLNPSPFACYWQTPWGHVVSCSPERLVLVQDNYIETRPIAGTRPRGRTPTADQMLAEELRHHPKERAEHIMLVDLERNDLGRVCQWGSVQVPELLTLEFYSHVMHLVSRITGTLRPECTVTDVLKAVFPGGTITGCPKVRCMEILHTLEPDPRNLFYGSCGYWSQHGRMDWNILIRTLLFPAGTGVAWGQVGAGIVSDSDPEREWWEALHKAQAQFLALGAKCYE
- a CDS encoding late competence development ComFB family protein; translated protein: MMKSVVNLNEQLIISEVEAVLDSYPHHPYQQAFAIPALRQELVAYVLNHLPGAGMYVAQDRDWDGRQSCTARRLEIEKLLHQGIQEILQQRGDWISHHIPSVAEAGREPSHWFG
- a CDS encoding bifunctional (p)ppGpp synthetase/guanosine-3',5'-bis(diphosphate) 3'-pyrophosphohydrolase yields the protein MDAVATISQPVDCPPWLQALNQHPTADSILMTKAFTFAERLHRGQKRKSGEDYIVHPVAVAGLLWDLGGDAQMVAAGFLHDILEDTQVTAETLTQEFGAEVTRLVEGVTKLSKFSFSSKTERQAESFRRMFLAMAQDIRVIVVKLADRLHNMRTLEYLSPEAQWRIARETLDIFAPLANRLGIWRFKWELEDLAFKYLEPESYRQMQQYVTEKRANREQQIEQVVGQLGGRLREMGIGFQEITGRPKHLYGIFQKMQRQQKEFHEIMDVAAVRIIVNTIDECYRALAVVHNSFTPVPGRFKDYVGLPKPNHYQSLHTVVIGPQGKPLEVQIRTLAMHYVAEYGIAAHWKYKEAGSGAKIKPADERFTWLRQLLEWQHDLKDAQEYVDNVRDNFFDQEVYVFTPKGDVVDLTAGATPVDFAYRIHTEVGNHCWGARVNGRLVPLHTPLRNGDIVDILTRENARPSLDWLNFVVTNTARNRIRQWYKKLNREDHIAQGKALLEAELGRSGLDNLLKSEVMATVAQRCNYPQVEDLLAALGYGEVSLKQVVGRWQEVVQQQTQTPEPESIPALGKSTSTHEVAGLHGLAHHLAQCCHPIPGEPIIGVVTLGGRGISIHRQDCANLKAIPVERLLPVNWSGVETSQQYQTYPAVIQVTVIDRVGVLKDILSRLSDQRINVSDVHMTTRANQTAVITLRVDVHNVAQLETALSHVRKISDILHLHRVGQEIKPDERN